From Demequina capsici, one genomic window encodes:
- a CDS encoding family 65 glycosyl hydrolase domain-containing protein — MSTGIFDIDPWAVSVRGLDPARVRLVESVMATGNGHMGMRGNFEEGYSGDSHLGTYLAGVWFPDRTRVGWWKNGYPHYFGKVVNAVNFAAVRIAVDGVPVDLATVPCSDFEMRLDMRAGVLTREFRCRVAGVTLRLRLERFLSVVTPELSFQRVEIDVLEGEGVLEVTPLLDGDVHNLDSNYGEQFWAPDPTWGVGASALTFQTVPNPFGTPRFTVTAAMEASLSGLDETSRWRDEWSVGTTWSGPVAPGSAVVLHKTVAVVTSRDHEPDVHLATTARLLGDAALQDHSAHRAAQAAAWAERWQLADVEILGDEPAQQGIRFTIFQLLSTYYGEDERLNIGPKGFTGEKYGGATYWDTEAFLFPMYMSIAEPEVAQSLLRYRHRQLPQARHNAAQQGLPGALYPMVTFDGVECHNEWEITFEEIHRNGAIAYAIRHYTEHTGDRSYLEGEGIEVLVEIARFWAGRVHRSSSTGAFMIHGVTGPNEYENNVSNNWYTNYLARWVLRFTSATLSELSDQRRAELAVPLEERERWTEIADEMYLPYDERLGVHVQHDTFLDKALAPVDAIPEGDRPINQHWSWDRILRSCYIKQADVLQGLYLFADDFSQEQISRDFDFYEPMTVHESSLSASLHAVLASSLGRHEKAMELYRRSARLDLDNYNQDTEDGLHITSMSGSWLAIVQGFGGMRVGADGLRFAPFCPQGWQGFGFSVRYRGRVISVQVGPESTEYRLVEGDAVDIRVDADVVRLAVDTVVRHRNVS; from the coding sequence GTGAGCACAGGAATCTTCGACATCGACCCATGGGCGGTGTCCGTCCGGGGCCTCGACCCTGCGCGCGTGAGGCTCGTGGAGAGCGTGATGGCCACCGGCAACGGCCATATGGGCATGCGAGGGAACTTCGAGGAGGGGTACAGCGGCGACTCGCACCTCGGCACGTACCTCGCGGGGGTGTGGTTCCCTGACCGGACCCGGGTCGGCTGGTGGAAGAACGGATATCCGCACTACTTCGGCAAGGTCGTCAACGCGGTGAACTTCGCCGCGGTGCGCATCGCGGTCGACGGCGTGCCCGTCGACCTCGCGACGGTGCCGTGCTCCGACTTCGAGATGCGGCTGGACATGCGTGCCGGAGTCCTGACGCGGGAGTTCCGCTGCCGCGTCGCGGGGGTGACGCTGCGCCTCCGGCTCGAGAGGTTCCTCAGCGTCGTCACTCCCGAGCTGTCCTTCCAGCGCGTGGAGATCGACGTGCTCGAGGGTGAAGGTGTGCTCGAGGTCACCCCGCTCCTGGACGGTGACGTGCACAACCTCGACAGCAACTACGGCGAGCAGTTCTGGGCTCCGGATCCGACATGGGGGGTGGGAGCGTCCGCGCTGACCTTCCAGACCGTCCCGAATCCGTTCGGCACCCCTCGATTCACCGTCACGGCCGCCATGGAGGCGAGCCTGTCGGGCCTGGACGAGACGTCGCGGTGGCGTGACGAGTGGTCGGTGGGAACCACCTGGTCGGGCCCTGTCGCGCCAGGTTCCGCGGTGGTGCTCCACAAGACCGTGGCGGTGGTGACGTCCCGCGACCATGAGCCGGACGTGCACCTCGCCACCACGGCACGGCTGCTCGGCGACGCTGCTCTGCAGGACCACAGTGCGCATCGGGCCGCGCAGGCGGCGGCATGGGCTGAGCGCTGGCAGCTCGCCGACGTCGAGATCCTGGGGGACGAACCCGCTCAGCAAGGGATCCGGTTCACGATCTTCCAGCTGCTCTCCACCTACTACGGCGAGGACGAGCGCCTCAACATCGGTCCCAAGGGGTTCACGGGGGAGAAGTACGGCGGCGCGACCTACTGGGACACGGAGGCGTTCCTCTTCCCTATGTACATGTCCATCGCGGAGCCCGAGGTGGCGCAGTCGCTGTTGCGGTATCGACACCGTCAGCTGCCGCAGGCTCGCCACAACGCCGCCCAGCAGGGGCTGCCTGGCGCGCTGTATCCGATGGTCACCTTCGACGGGGTCGAGTGCCACAACGAGTGGGAGATCACCTTCGAGGAGATCCATCGCAACGGCGCGATCGCCTACGCGATCCGCCACTACACCGAGCACACGGGCGACCGCTCCTATCTGGAGGGCGAGGGGATCGAGGTGCTCGTCGAGATCGCCAGGTTCTGGGCCGGTCGCGTGCACCGGTCGTCGAGCACAGGCGCGTTCATGATCCACGGGGTGACGGGTCCCAACGAGTACGAGAACAACGTCAGCAACAACTGGTACACGAACTACCTGGCCCGCTGGGTCCTGCGCTTCACCTCAGCCACACTGTCGGAGCTGTCCGACCAGCGGCGCGCAGAGCTCGCGGTCCCTCTCGAGGAGCGGGAGCGCTGGACCGAGATCGCAGACGAGATGTACCTCCCGTACGACGAGCGGCTCGGGGTGCACGTCCAGCACGACACGTTCCTCGACAAGGCGCTGGCGCCCGTCGACGCGATCCCCGAAGGCGACCGCCCGATCAACCAGCACTGGTCGTGGGACCGGATCCTGCGCTCGTGCTACATCAAGCAGGCGGACGTGCTGCAGGGGCTCTACCTGTTCGCGGACGACTTCTCGCAGGAGCAGATCAGCAGGGACTTCGACTTCTACGAGCCCATGACGGTGCACGAGTCGTCGCTGTCGGCGTCCCTGCACGCCGTGCTCGCCAGCTCCCTGGGGCGTCACGAGAAGGCCATGGAGCTGTACCGGCGGTCCGCGCGGCTCGACCTCGACAACTACAACCAGGACACCGAGGATGGGCTGCACATCACCTCGATGAGCGGCAGCTGGCTCGCGATCGTGCAGGGCTTCGGGGGCATGCGTGTCGGCGCGGACGGGCTGCGGTTCGCGCCGTTCTGCCCGCAGGGGTGGCAGGGCTTCGGATTCTCGGTGCGGTACCGCGGCCGGGTCATCTCGGTCCAGGTGGGGCCGGAGTCGACGGAGTACCGGCTCGTGGAGGGCGACGCGGTAGACATCCGTGTGGACGCCGACGTCGTGAGGCTGGCGGTGGACACGGTGGTGAGGCATCGGAACGTCTCCTGA
- a CDS encoding MBL fold metallo-hydrolase, which translates to MKLTHLGHACFLVETAGARVLIDPGCLSRFEDLRGLDAVLVTHQHADHVDGDRLEVLLDHNQGAALYVDPDTVAELPVLRAQANVVRPGDRITVGGSVVHVLGGLHAAVYADIPGCTSNAYLIDGGAFLHPGDAFVVPDVPVDVLAVPIDGPWLKLSEAVAYVSTVAPRVAVPMHEGETTDPGKYAGMLAAFSADGVVRRIDLGEPFTL; encoded by the coding sequence GTGAAGCTCACGCACCTGGGTCACGCCTGCTTTCTCGTCGAGACGGCGGGAGCACGTGTGCTCATCGACCCTGGCTGCCTCTCACGCTTCGAGGATCTACGCGGGCTCGACGCGGTCCTCGTGACCCACCAGCACGCGGACCACGTCGACGGGGATCGCCTGGAGGTGCTGCTCGACCACAACCAGGGCGCGGCGCTGTACGTCGACCCCGACACCGTGGCCGAGCTGCCGGTGCTCCGTGCGCAGGCGAACGTCGTGCGACCGGGCGACCGGATCACGGTCGGCGGCTCCGTCGTCCATGTGCTCGGGGGCCTGCATGCGGCGGTCTACGCCGACATCCCTGGGTGCACGAGCAACGCCTACCTGATCGACGGGGGAGCATTCCTGCACCCTGGCGACGCGTTCGTGGTGCCTGACGTGCCCGTCGACGTCCTCGCCGTCCCGATCGACGGGCCGTGGCTCAAGCTGTCCGAGGCCGTCGCCTATGTTTCGACTGTCGCGCCGAGGGTCGCGGTGCCCATGCATGAGGGCGAGACGACGGACCCGGGCAAGTACGCGGGAATGCTCGCCGCGTTCAGCGCAGACGGGGTGGTGCGGAGGATCGACCTGGGCGAGCCGTTCACGCTCTGA
- a CDS encoding ATP-binding cassette domain-containing protein, with product METTKTTVPVLELCGIDMHYGYVQALDSIDFHVNPGEVVGLLGDNGAGKSTLLKIMSGAHRPTGGKVQVHGRKVELDSPSQATAAGIQMVYQDLALVDALDIATNLNIGREILRKGIFGLLGFVDHKAQRKRSEAELDKLGVRTAAMTRPVEMLSGGQRQVVALARSATRVAGDRNGVLLLDEPTAALGYEQTQQVQALIRRMADQGIAIVLVTHNLQLATAVCDRIAVLNRGRKVADIATEDTDNDALVGWITGARPSMFE from the coding sequence ATGGAGACCACGAAGACCACGGTGCCGGTCCTGGAGCTCTGCGGGATCGATATGCACTACGGCTACGTCCAGGCGCTCGACTCGATCGACTTCCATGTGAACCCTGGCGAGGTGGTCGGCCTGCTCGGCGACAACGGCGCGGGCAAGTCGACGCTGCTCAAGATCATGTCGGGCGCGCACCGGCCGACCGGCGGCAAGGTCCAGGTTCACGGCAGGAAGGTGGAGCTCGACTCCCCGAGCCAGGCCACCGCCGCCGGGATTCAGATGGTGTACCAGGACCTTGCACTGGTCGACGCGCTCGACATCGCGACGAACCTGAACATCGGCCGGGAGATCCTGCGCAAGGGCATCTTCGGACTGCTCGGGTTCGTCGACCACAAGGCGCAGCGCAAGCGCTCGGAGGCCGAGCTGGACAAGCTCGGTGTCCGGACCGCAGCGATGACCCGTCCCGTGGAGATGCTGTCCGGCGGACAACGGCAGGTGGTGGCGCTCGCGCGAAGTGCCACTAGGGTCGCCGGCGACCGCAACGGGGTCCTGCTTCTCGACGAGCCGACGGCGGCGCTGGGATACGAGCAGACCCAGCAGGTGCAGGCGCTCATCCGCCGCATGGCCGACCAGGGCATCGCGATCGTCCTGGTCACCCACAATCTGCAGCTCGCCACCGCGGTCTGCGACCGCATCGCGGTGCTCAACCGGGGCCGGAAGGTCGCGGACATCGCCACGGAGGACACGGACAACGACGCGCTCGTCGGCTGGATCACAGGGGCGCGCCCGTCGATGTTCGAGTAG
- a CDS encoding ABC transporter permease — protein sequence MASPTEADGAVTPGTPGATAPAAPTPSPKPAPAAAVPHKDSASVRGMIFLRDRGIFVLWALLIVVFALWANPYFATLNNGILIANAAAISAIFAAGVAVGIICGALDLSIPGVAAMASCVAGWMLVHDLPIWLALTTGIILAALVGLANGLISLRGFNPIIVTIATLSITSAIAAIVAGGYTFPGLSMLDFMGTQRYLGVPAPVYIAAGVFTVGTVFLTKTRDGIRLMAVGGNPEAVRRSGIHSDRYRVFAFIISSTCAGLGGLVTTAVVTEANPSASPALIFTALTAVALAGVSLQGGRGSLPRVLVGALVLATISNGLTIKGIQPYWATGVTGVLLIGSLTLERWVTLSVSKRLMATAQASVHTGTR from the coding sequence ATGGCCAGCCCCACCGAGGCGGACGGCGCCGTGACCCCCGGAACCCCGGGGGCCACGGCGCCCGCCGCGCCCACTCCGTCCCCCAAGCCCGCACCCGCGGCCGCTGTGCCCCACAAGGACAGCGCGAGCGTGCGAGGCATGATCTTCCTGCGCGACCGCGGCATCTTCGTCCTGTGGGCGCTGCTGATCGTCGTGTTCGCCCTCTGGGCGAACCCCTACTTCGCCACGCTCAACAACGGGATCCTCATCGCGAACGCCGCGGCGATCAGCGCGATCTTCGCGGCCGGCGTCGCCGTGGGGATCATCTGCGGGGCACTCGACCTGTCCATCCCGGGAGTCGCCGCGATGGCGAGCTGCGTCGCCGGCTGGATGCTCGTGCACGACCTGCCTATCTGGCTCGCACTCACCACGGGCATCATCCTCGCCGCGCTCGTGGGCCTTGCCAACGGCCTGATCTCGCTTCGCGGCTTCAACCCGATCATCGTCACGATCGCCACCCTCTCGATCACGTCGGCGATCGCCGCGATCGTCGCGGGCGGCTACACCTTCCCTGGCCTGTCGATGCTGGACTTCATGGGCACGCAGCGATACCTCGGCGTACCGGCCCCCGTCTACATCGCCGCGGGCGTGTTCACCGTCGGAACGGTGTTCCTCACGAAGACCCGTGACGGCATCCGTCTCATGGCGGTCGGCGGCAACCCCGAGGCGGTCCGGCGCTCCGGCATCCACAGCGACCGCTACCGCGTGTTCGCCTTCATCATCAGCAGCACGTGCGCCGGGCTCGGCGGCCTGGTGACCACAGCGGTCGTCACCGAGGCGAACCCGTCGGCAAGCCCTGCGTTGATCTTCACCGCCCTCACGGCGGTCGCGCTCGCCGGCGTGTCGCTCCAGGGCGGCCGCGGGAGCCTGCCCCGCGTGCTCGTGGGGGCGCTGGTGCTCGCGACGATCTCCAACGGGCTCACGATCAAGGGCATCCAGCCCTACTGGGCCACGGGCGTCACGGGCGTGCTGCTGATCGGCTCGCTCACCCTGGAGCGCTGGGTCACGCTGTCGGTGTCCAAGCGCCTCATGGCCACCGCTCAGGCCTCCGTCCACACGGGAACGAGGTGA
- a CDS encoding sugar ABC transporter substrate-binding protein → MSTIRHHLTRSAAGVSAGAILILVTACSSSDGGADASTSESASSSATASEPAMSDLPKTLVFSPIGLQIPAMQGLSDGVNGYGGSQGWEVIVQDPNLDPSTQVQQVTDVLESGRAGALWIIAIAPASMSDVLVTAQEKGVPVLINGVPADYGFDGAQAGISFDTIDYAAGGTALGEQTGKCINEKLGGTATVIYGESAAGTAGKEESDKAFLDALTATAPNATVVQNWEISDRAASQTDVGAVLQAHPDVNVVAAANDEGALGAIGAFKAAGKDLPCVTDFGGNDEVLGLVADGTMYATVALQFQDDMVQSFDTLVAMQADPTALGPVLTVPLKVTTSEG, encoded by the coding sequence GTGAGCACCATTCGTCATCACCTCACCCGTTCGGCAGCAGGCGTCAGCGCCGGCGCGATCCTCATCCTCGTGACAGCCTGCTCATCCTCCGACGGAGGCGCCGACGCCTCGACCTCGGAGTCTGCCTCCTCGAGCGCCACGGCGTCCGAGCCGGCGATGTCCGATCTGCCCAAGACTCTCGTCTTCTCCCCCATCGGACTGCAGATCCCCGCCATGCAGGGGCTCTCCGACGGCGTCAACGGCTACGGCGGCAGCCAGGGCTGGGAGGTGATCGTCCAGGACCCGAACCTCGACCCCAGCACCCAGGTCCAGCAGGTGACCGACGTCCTCGAGTCGGGCCGCGCAGGAGCGCTGTGGATCATCGCCATCGCGCCGGCCTCCATGTCCGACGTGCTCGTCACCGCCCAGGAGAAGGGCGTCCCCGTCCTCATCAACGGAGTGCCGGCAGACTACGGATTCGACGGCGCCCAGGCCGGCATCAGCTTCGACACGATCGACTATGCAGCGGGCGGCACCGCGCTCGGCGAGCAGACGGGCAAGTGCATCAACGAGAAGCTCGGCGGCACGGCGACGGTGATCTACGGCGAGTCCGCCGCAGGCACCGCCGGCAAGGAGGAGTCCGACAAGGCGTTCCTCGACGCCCTCACAGCCACCGCCCCCAACGCGACGGTCGTCCAGAACTGGGAGATCAGCGACCGCGCCGCATCCCAGACCGATGTGGGCGCTGTGCTTCAGGCGCACCCCGACGTGAACGTGGTCGCAGCGGCGAACGACGAGGGCGCGCTCGGCGCGATCGGCGCGTTCAAGGCCGCGGGCAAGGACCTGCCGTGCGTCACCGACTTCGGTGGGAACGACGAGGTGCTCGGCCTGGTGGCGGACGGCACGATGTACGCCACCGTCGCCCTGCAGTTCCAGGACGACATGGTCCAGTCGTTCGACACCCTCGTGGCGATGCAGGCCGATCCCACGGCGCTGGGCCCGGTGCTGACCGTCCCGCTCAAGGTCACCACGTCCGAGGGCTGA
- a CDS encoding NAD(P)H-dependent oxidoreductase has product MTTTMLGLSCGNPGGSVEILVIEALRAAAAAGAATELVRLDDLRLDGGPEDDAEWFWERLIGCDAWIVGAPIISRTVPGRLKLLGDRLLGPNADAAIIEGLLEVRRHGGEPAVPFRVDERVLRPRVAGFIACGGALTTQWKALALPVMHTLTFSMSTSVVDQIVVEGAGTPRSAVLDAAAIARAAELGRHVASQAGRPLGEAEYLGPPGACPLCHLDVVVLRGTSLECATCGARGVLGDEGVAWTDLESSVISMEERRAHYREIVDTARFHAARRDEVAQLAAQYEGFPVTRPPR; this is encoded by the coding sequence ATGACGACCACCATGCTCGGACTGTCCTGCGGGAATCCCGGCGGAAGCGTCGAGATCCTGGTCATCGAGGCGCTTCGCGCCGCCGCAGCGGCCGGCGCCGCGACCGAGCTGGTGCGCCTGGACGACCTGCGCCTCGACGGCGGACCCGAGGACGACGCCGAGTGGTTCTGGGAGCGCCTCATCGGCTGCGATGCGTGGATCGTGGGCGCGCCGATCATCAGCCGCACGGTCCCCGGGCGCTTGAAGCTGCTCGGCGATCGCCTCTTGGGACCCAACGCTGACGCGGCGATCATCGAGGGCCTGCTCGAGGTGCGACGCCACGGCGGCGAGCCCGCGGTGCCCTTCCGGGTCGACGAGCGCGTCCTCCGGCCCCGCGTCGCGGGCTTCATCGCGTGCGGTGGGGCGCTCACGACCCAGTGGAAGGCGCTCGCACTGCCCGTGATGCACACCCTGACGTTCTCGATGAGCACCTCCGTCGTCGACCAGATCGTGGTCGAGGGCGCGGGCACGCCACGCTCGGCGGTGCTGGACGCCGCGGCGATCGCCAGGGCGGCAGAGCTGGGACGCCACGTGGCGAGCCAGGCAGGCAGGCCCCTGGGCGAGGCCGAGTACCTGGGCCCGCCGGGCGCATGCCCGCTGTGCCATCTGGACGTGGTGGTGCTGCGAGGCACCTCGTTGGAGTGCGCCACGTGCGGCGCTCGCGGCGTGCTCGGCGATGAAGGCGTGGCGTGGACCGACCTGGAGTCGTCGGTCATCTCGATGGAGGAGAGGAGGGCGCACTACCGGGAGATCGTCGACACCGCGCGATTCCATGCCGCTAGGCGGGATGAGGTCGCCCAGCTGGCGGCGCAGTACGAGGGCTTTCCGGTCACCCGGCCTCCACGCTGA
- a CDS encoding ketopantoate reductase family protein, translating to MTTATRVAVLGCGAIGSLYAAHLARVPGVEVWAVDPWAEHMRTIAHDGLRVTGAAEFVAPVHGVTRADDLPPCEFAIVATKSQHTRAAVEAARAPLQGAAVVSVQNGIGNEDTIATVLPHVIRGSIVTAGTVTSPGIVRYDAPGDSWFGPFEPSPAPLTRVERLAALLTEGGLRTHALADARGPQWTKVVFNASTSPLSALTGLSIGQVCTDPGLRPLVDALIAEAEAVCEAAGITLLRDPSDAVEEAITEAFWHRPSMLQDVEARHLTEVDVLCGGIVAEGARTAVPTPLHQAMTALIHGLEFSWTTGGPR from the coding sequence GTGACGACCGCCACGCGGGTCGCCGTGCTCGGCTGCGGGGCGATCGGGAGCCTCTACGCGGCCCACCTTGCGCGCGTGCCCGGCGTCGAGGTGTGGGCAGTGGACCCGTGGGCGGAGCACATGCGGACGATCGCGCATGACGGCCTGCGCGTCACCGGTGCCGCGGAGTTCGTCGCCCCTGTGCACGGCGTGACACGCGCCGACGACCTGCCGCCCTGCGAGTTCGCGATCGTCGCCACCAAGTCCCAGCACACGCGTGCCGCGGTCGAGGCGGCACGCGCGCCGCTGCAGGGCGCTGCGGTCGTGAGCGTGCAGAACGGGATCGGCAACGAGGACACGATCGCCACGGTCCTGCCGCATGTGATCCGAGGCAGCATCGTCACCGCGGGAACGGTCACCTCACCAGGCATCGTCCGATACGACGCCCCCGGTGACTCGTGGTTCGGACCCTTCGAGCCCAGCCCGGCACCGTTGACGCGCGTCGAGCGCCTGGCAGCGCTCCTCACCGAGGGCGGCCTGCGCACCCACGCGCTGGCCGACGCGCGCGGCCCGCAGTGGACGAAGGTCGTGTTCAACGCCTCGACGAGCCCGCTGTCAGCGCTCACCGGACTGAGCATCGGGCAGGTGTGCACCGATCCGGGCCTGCGCCCGCTGGTCGACGCCCTGATCGCCGAGGCGGAGGCCGTCTGCGAGGCCGCGGGCATCACGCTGCTGCGCGACCCGAGCGACGCGGTGGAGGAGGCGATCACGGAGGCGTTCTGGCATCGGCCCTCCATGCTCCAGGACGTCGAGGCGCGCCATCTCACCGAGGTCGACGTCCTGTGCGGCGGCATCGTCGCCGAAGGCGCCCGCACCGCAGTGCCCACGCCCCTGCACCAGGCGATGACCGCCCTGATCCATGGGCTCGAATTCAGCTGGACCACGGGAGGCCCACGATGA
- a CDS encoding heme-binding protein produces the protein MSSHPRDLPLAEAQMLVQRAVDKAEQLGLRGGIAVVGASGALITASRLDHGGPGGMARARSKAWISATQQVQSSEHLHRMTSLPGPISAGFVAVSPEAVFPGAGGMPIERDGVIVGGIAASGATVSPFLPAGVAPEAVSADGQPANPEDLLIAYALTIPYEGQHGDDAARWQQRFGDLVVPPQESLGMRAAPPAVSQHELAWAAELSEAATASAQRHGARISVAVVDRGGDPLRQDRMDDAVAGGVDVALATACTAARFGMPSGDLVMTYGAAADALGALGPQPFLLAPGGSPILDAGRVVGAIGIGGADPALCALIAAEVAG, from the coding sequence ATGAGCTCCCATCCTCGCGACCTCCCGCTCGCTGAGGCGCAGATGCTGGTCCAGCGGGCCGTCGACAAGGCCGAGCAGCTCGGTCTGCGCGGCGGAATCGCCGTGGTGGGCGCGAGCGGTGCCCTGATCACGGCGTCCCGGCTGGACCACGGCGGACCCGGCGGGATGGCGCGGGCACGGTCGAAGGCGTGGATCTCCGCGACCCAGCAGGTCCAGAGCTCCGAGCACCTGCACCGCATGACCTCGCTTCCAGGCCCGATCTCGGCAGGATTCGTGGCCGTGTCGCCCGAGGCGGTGTTCCCCGGCGCGGGTGGCATGCCGATCGAGCGCGACGGCGTGATCGTGGGCGGGATCGCCGCCTCCGGTGCCACCGTGAGCCCGTTCCTCCCGGCCGGGGTGGCACCGGAGGCGGTGAGCGCCGACGGTCAGCCGGCGAACCCCGAGGACCTCCTCATCGCCTACGCGCTCACCATCCCGTACGAAGGGCAGCACGGCGACGACGCGGCGCGGTGGCAGCAGAGGTTCGGCGACCTGGTCGTCCCACCGCAGGAGAGCCTGGGGATGCGCGCGGCACCGCCGGCCGTGTCGCAGCACGAGCTCGCCTGGGCGGCGGAGCTCAGCGAGGCCGCCACGGCGTCGGCGCAGAGGCACGGCGCACGGATCAGCGTCGCGGTCGTGGACCGCGGCGGCGACCCCCTCAGGCAGGACCGCATGGACGACGCGGTGGCGGGCGGCGTCGACGTCGCACTGGCGACCGCGTGCACCGCCGCCCGCTTCGGCATGCCGAGCGGAGACCTCGTCATGACGTACGGGGCCGCGGCCGATGCTCTCGGCGCTCTCGGCCCGCAACCGTTCCTCCTCGCTCCCGGCGGATCGCCGATCCTCGACGCCGGACGGGTCGTCGGGGCCATCGGCATCGGCGGAGCAGACCCTGCACTGTGCGCTCTCATCGCCGCCGAGGTGGCCGGGTGA
- a CDS encoding SDR family NAD(P)-dependent oxidoreductase — protein MTGWLNLEGKGALIIGAGGLGGASVLSLAAAGTRAVVVDRDPEALAAVAREAQDQGLHLHTLEADISTPDACREIVAAAVSLVGTPTAFVHAVGRNDRRPVLELGDEDWQAILTLNLSTAWWLGQEVGRRMVAAGAGRMVFVSSVSALLAHPHHAPYAASKGGINQMMRVMAREWAPHGVTVNAVGPGYVETDLTRAYLDRDGHREDLESLVPAQRLGVPSEVADAVTFLVSDRAGFITGQCVYVDGGRTLV, from the coding sequence ATGACGGGCTGGTTGAACCTCGAGGGCAAAGGCGCCCTCATCATCGGTGCCGGCGGTCTGGGCGGAGCCTCCGTGCTCAGCCTCGCCGCCGCAGGCACACGTGCCGTGGTCGTCGACCGCGACCCTGAAGCGCTCGCCGCCGTGGCGCGCGAGGCCCAGGACCAGGGGCTTCACCTCCACACCCTCGAGGCCGACATCTCCACCCCCGACGCATGTCGCGAGATCGTCGCCGCCGCCGTCTCCCTGGTGGGGACGCCGACGGCGTTCGTACATGCCGTCGGCCGCAACGACCGTCGGCCCGTGCTCGAGCTAGGCGACGAGGACTGGCAGGCGATCCTGACCCTGAACCTGTCCACCGCCTGGTGGCTGGGGCAGGAGGTGGGACGACGCATGGTCGCCGCGGGCGCGGGCCGCATGGTGTTCGTCTCCTCGGTCTCCGCCCTGCTGGCTCACCCCCATCACGCGCCGTACGCCGCGTCGAAGGGCGGGATCAACCAGATGATGCGCGTCATGGCGCGGGAGTGGGCACCCCATGGGGTCACCGTCAACGCGGTGGGCCCCGGGTACGTCGAGACCGACCTCACCCGCGCGTACCTCGACCGCGACGGCCACCGGGAGGACCTGGAATCCCTGGTGCCCGCACAGAGGCTGGGCGTCCCCTCCGAGGTGGCGGACGCCGTGACGTTCCTGGTCTCCGACCGCGCCGGCTTCATCACGGGGCAGTGCGTCTACGTCGACGGCGGACGGACCCTCGTATGA
- a CDS encoding SDR family NAD(P)-dependent oxidoreductase gives MSGRLTGRSVLVTGTGGGIGRATAILCAREGAHVVGCDLNQAPSEETVELVRSEGGRMDAIAPVDLSTPDGARAWVDEAARIAGGVDVLVNNASAIRFGAIDALSYEDWSFTMRNELDIVFLVTRAAWPHLVARGGGSVVNVASITASRGAWFMPQNAHGAAKGGVLALTYQLVVEGGPHAIRVNAVSPAMTQTPHTTPMLMDPDGPAEQILSRVPLGRWGQPEDVAHAILFLASDESRHVTGANIPVDGGAAVVG, from the coding sequence ATGAGCGGCCGGCTCACGGGCAGATCCGTGCTCGTCACCGGCACCGGCGGCGGGATAGGGCGCGCGACGGCGATCCTCTGCGCACGCGAGGGGGCGCACGTGGTCGGTTGCGATCTGAACCAGGCACCCTCGGAGGAGACGGTCGAGCTCGTCCGCTCCGAGGGCGGGCGGATGGATGCGATCGCTCCCGTCGACCTGTCCACGCCCGACGGCGCCCGAGCATGGGTCGACGAGGCGGCGCGGATCGCAGGCGGCGTGGACGTCCTCGTCAACAACGCCTCTGCGATCCGCTTCGGAGCCATCGACGCGCTGTCCTACGAGGACTGGTCCTTCACCATGAGGAACGAGCTCGACATCGTCTTCCTCGTGACACGCGCGGCCTGGCCGCATCTGGTGGCCCGCGGCGGCGGGTCGGTGGTCAACGTCGCGTCGATCACCGCGTCACGCGGCGCCTGGTTCATGCCGCAGAACGCGCACGGCGCCGCGAAGGGCGGGGTGCTCGCACTGACCTACCAGCTGGTGGTCGAAGGCGGCCCCCACGCGATCCGCGTCAACGCCGTGTCGCCCGCCATGACGCAGACCCCGCACACGACGCCGATGCTCATGGACCCCGACGGGCCAGCCGAGCAGATCCTGTCGCGCGTGCCGCTCGGTCGGTGGGGGCAGCCGGAGGACGTCGCGCACGCGATCCTGTTCCTCGCGAGCGACGAGTCGCGTCACGTGACAGGCGCGAACATCCCCGTCGACGGCGGCGCGGCGGTGGTGGGATGA